The following are from one region of the Natronosporangium hydrolyticum genome:
- a CDS encoding GNAT family N-acetyltransferase: protein MQIRTARPADLPVLREIERAAGESFRAIGMAAIADDEPLSVEELGRYQRAGRAWVAAADAAPVAYLIAEPLDGCLHIEQVSVHPEQARQGVGRLLLARATEHARAAGLPALTLTTFAEVPWNGPYYRRCGFREVPVEELTPGLREVRRREAAHGLDRWPRVVMRVTCGEAPRGAT, encoded by the coding sequence ATGCAGATCCGCACCGCCCGGCCCGCGGACCTCCCGGTGCTGCGGGAGATCGAACGGGCAGCCGGGGAGTCGTTCCGGGCCATCGGCATGGCGGCGATCGCCGACGACGAGCCGCTGTCGGTCGAGGAGTTGGGGCGCTACCAACGCGCCGGCCGCGCGTGGGTAGCAGCGGCCGACGCGGCGCCGGTGGCCTATCTGATCGCCGAGCCGCTCGACGGCTGCCTGCACATCGAGCAGGTGTCGGTCCACCCCGAGCAGGCTCGGCAAGGGGTCGGTCGGCTGCTGCTGGCGCGGGCGACTGAGCACGCCCGGGCGGCGGGCCTGCCCGCGCTGACCTTGACCACCTTCGCCGAGGTGCCGTGGAACGGACCGTACTACCGGCGTTGCGGCTTCCGAGAGGTGCCCGTCGAGGAGCTGACCCCGGGCCTGCGGGAGGTGCGTCGCCGCGAGGCGGCGCATGGTCTGGACCGGTGGCCGCGGGTGGTGATGCGCGTGACGTGCGGTGAGGCACCGAGGGGTGCCACTTGA
- a CDS encoding sensor histidine kinase, which yields MRLPLARLVDTTRPLEGPGRWRRSLLFGAVALAGAVAAGLLPAAAPRALEAAWLLVAVIVLSTALPWHRWPPAWQAAPAFGYLGVLLLFDYGSGRENAPIFVAILPVVWLALFHSRRLLVAGLAVLGAVLFVPPLLLPAEYPIRPWASLGTAFALAVLLGVALHELVGRQRAVADALERARFDRDLARAYLQTVGALVLVLSPEGRVELFNNRSEQVTGFSAASMVGGEPWQMCTDPDGFRERLTRALASLEPVKFESDIRTAAGVRRHISWVLSALTRDDGGAWAVIAAGVDVTEERAAQRLFAHVLSAATEQMIFATDTTGRFTAFNPGGERLLGYRAEELVGVQTVEIMHRPDELAARARHYGMDSFREVLATATKDESAFTQEWQLIRKDGSEVPVSMTINPMRDDDGTLTGYVGVAWDITRQREVQAATAAALAQEQAATEHARELDRVKGDFVAMVSHDLRTPLTSIIGNTELLLDETGELSTVQRQLLGAVDRNARRLENLVSDLLLLSGVESGKLQLQLRPVTMGQVIDGALEALASKRSADIAVRLEVPADPLRVLGDPAQLERMVTNVVGNALKFTPPGGTVTVRATSDGDYVDLSVADNGIGIPEAELPHVFDRFFRSSRSREQQAQGTGLGLAISKSIVDQHGGTIRAAATPGGGTTFVVVLPRLTAAESTAKEPA from the coding sequence ATGCGGTTGCCGCTGGCCCGCCTGGTTGACACCACCCGACCGCTGGAAGGGCCGGGTCGATGGCGGCGGTCGCTGCTCTTCGGGGCGGTGGCGCTGGCCGGGGCGGTCGCCGCTGGCCTGTTGCCCGCCGCCGCGCCCAGGGCGCTGGAGGCGGCCTGGCTCCTCGTCGCCGTCATCGTGCTCAGCACCGCCCTACCGTGGCACCGCTGGCCACCGGCCTGGCAGGCCGCGCCGGCCTTCGGTTACCTGGGGGTGCTGCTGCTTTTCGACTACGGCAGTGGCCGGGAAAACGCCCCGATCTTCGTGGCGATCCTGCCGGTCGTCTGGCTGGCCCTTTTCCACAGCCGGCGGCTGCTGGTTGCGGGGCTGGCGGTCCTCGGGGCGGTGCTGTTCGTGCCCCCGTTGTTGTTACCCGCCGAGTACCCGATCCGGCCGTGGGCCTCGCTCGGTACCGCCTTCGCGCTCGCGGTGCTGCTGGGGGTGGCGCTGCATGAGCTGGTGGGCCGCCAGCGGGCGGTGGCGGATGCGCTGGAGCGAGCCCGGTTCGACCGGGACCTGGCCCGCGCCTACCTGCAGACGGTGGGGGCGTTGGTGCTGGTGCTCAGCCCGGAGGGGCGAGTGGAGCTGTTCAACAACCGCAGCGAACAGGTGACCGGCTTCTCGGCGGCGTCGATGGTGGGCGGCGAGCCGTGGCAGATGTGTACCGACCCGGACGGCTTTCGGGAGCGGTTGACCCGGGCGCTGGCCAGCCTCGAGCCGGTGAAGTTCGAGTCCGATATCCGAACCGCCGCCGGGGTACGCCGCCACATCTCCTGGGTGCTCAGCGCGTTGACTCGCGACGACGGCGGGGCGTGGGCGGTCATCGCAGCCGGGGTGGATGTCACTGAAGAGCGGGCGGCACAACGTTTGTTCGCCCATGTCCTGTCCGCCGCCACCGAACAGATGATCTTCGCCACCGACACGACTGGCCGGTTCACCGCCTTCAACCCTGGCGGGGAGCGGCTACTGGGTTATCGGGCTGAGGAGCTGGTCGGTGTGCAGACCGTGGAGATCATGCACCGGCCGGACGAGCTCGCCGCCCGCGCCCGGCACTACGGCATGGACAGCTTCCGGGAGGTCCTCGCTACGGCGACGAAGGATGAGTCGGCGTTTACCCAGGAGTGGCAGCTGATCCGCAAGGACGGCAGCGAAGTGCCGGTGTCGATGACCATCAACCCGATGCGGGACGACGACGGCACCCTGACGGGGTATGTCGGAGTTGCCTGGGACATCACGAGACAGCGCGAGGTCCAGGCGGCGACGGCGGCGGCGCTGGCCCAGGAGCAGGCGGCCACGGAGCACGCCCGGGAGTTGGATCGGGTCAAGGGGGATTTCGTGGCGATGGTCTCGCATGACCTTCGCACCCCGCTCACCAGCATCATCGGCAACACCGAACTGTTGCTCGACGAGACCGGCGAGCTGAGTACGGTCCAGCGGCAGTTGCTCGGCGCCGTCGACCGCAACGCGCGGCGGTTGGAAAATCTGGTCAGCGACCTGCTGCTGCTCTCTGGTGTTGAATCGGGAAAGCTGCAGCTGCAGCTTCGGCCAGTGACGATGGGTCAGGTCATCGACGGAGCGCTGGAGGCGCTGGCGAGTAAGCGGTCAGCCGACATCGCCGTACGCCTGGAGGTCCCGGCCGACCCGTTGCGGGTGTTGGGCGACCCGGCCCAGCTGGAACGGATGGTCACCAACGTGGTCGGCAACGCGCTCAAGTTCACCCCGCCCGGTGGCACGGTGACCGTCCGGGCGACCAGTGACGGCGACTATGTCGACCTTTCGGTGGCAGATAACGGGATCGGGATTCCGGAGGCGGAGTTGCCGCACGTGTTCGACCGGTTCTTCCGGTCGTCGCGGTCGCGGGAGCAGCAGGCTCAGGGCACCGGGCTGGGGCTGGCCATCAGCAAGTCGATCGTCGATCAGCACGGCGGCACGATCCGGGCGGCCGCCACGCCCGGCGGCGGCACCACCTTCGTGGTGGTGTTGCCGCGGCTGACCGCGGCGGAGTCAACAGCGAAGGAGCCGGCATGA
- a CDS encoding response regulator transcription factor: MTAVLVAEDDADIRDLVAFKLAQSGYDVTMAEDGRDALTAARDQLPDIAVLDIAMPGLSGLDVCRLLRAEPATSRMLILLLTAKAQEQDVETGFDAGADDYVVKPFSPRELVTRIHALEARARR; encoded by the coding sequence ATGACTGCAGTTCTGGTGGCGGAGGATGACGCGGACATTCGCGACCTGGTGGCGTTCAAATTGGCGCAGTCCGGGTACGACGTGACCATGGCCGAGGATGGTCGGGACGCGTTGACGGCGGCGCGGGATCAGCTGCCGGACATTGCGGTGCTGGACATCGCCATGCCCGGGCTGTCCGGGCTGGATGTCTGTCGGCTGTTGCGGGCCGAACCCGCCACCTCCCGGATGCTGATCCTGCTGTTGACCGCGAAGGCCCAGGAGCAGGATGTCGAGACCGGGTTCGACGCGGGCGCCGACGACTATGTGGTCAAGCCGTTCAGCCCTCGCGAGCTGGTGACCCGGATCCACGCCCTGGAGGCGAGGGCGCGTCGATAG
- a CDS encoding ArsR/SmtB family transcription factor, which translates to MTLAGRELDVELWDVSSAAPIAAQARRLAPKLKAMADETRLHLMLLIAERPRTVRELTEATELGQTLVSHHLTALREQQLVTASPKGRSNVYSLCCDALAAPVQLLASLAALTPEGARACGASSTIDAPSPPGRGSGSPAREG; encoded by the coding sequence ATGACCCTAGCCGGACGAGAGCTCGACGTAGAGCTGTGGGACGTCAGCTCCGCCGCGCCGATCGCCGCCCAAGCCCGGCGACTGGCGCCCAAGCTCAAGGCGATGGCCGACGAGACCAGACTCCACCTCATGCTGCTGATCGCCGAGCGACCGCGGACGGTGCGGGAGCTGACCGAGGCCACCGAGCTGGGCCAGACCCTGGTCAGCCACCACCTCACCGCGCTACGGGAGCAGCAGCTGGTCACCGCCTCCCCCAAAGGCCGCAGCAACGTCTACTCGTTGTGCTGCGACGCGCTCGCCGCCCCGGTGCAGCTGTTGGCGAGCCTGGCCGCCCTCACTCCAGAGGGCGCCCGCGCCTGCGGAGCCAGCAGCACTATCGACGCGCCCTCGCCTCCAGGGCGTGGATCCGGGTCACCAGCTCGCGAGGGCTGA
- a CDS encoding FAD-dependent oxidoreductase yields MTDVVIIGAGPVGLAAAAHAVERGLEPLVLEADDEVGAAVRQWGQVRLFSPWRFNIDPAAGRLLTARGWTEPEPDELPTGADLVARYLSPLAETPELAGRIRTGTRVTAVSRAGVDKVRSIGRDRRPLLVRTVDRTGAVHDLMAPAVIDASGTWGQPAPLGTGGLPAPGERAAAGYVAGALPDVFGADRDRFAGRHTLVVGMGHSAANTLLDLAELAEAAPGTRITWAIRAASPRRLYGGGAADALPARGELGTRLQRLVAEGAITLVTEFQIARFEPAAGGPATGPVRIHGITPAGPREIAVDAVVGAAGFRPDLRLLQEVRLDLDPALEAPAALAPLIDPNNHSCGTVPPHGERQLAHPEPGFYVAGMKSYGRAPTFLLATGYEQVRSIVAALAGDRAAADEVRLELPETGVCSTDAPEVSGRGLSTGVVHGYAGEEAGAEPAGQGPVAVAVADRPSSCCG; encoded by the coding sequence ATGACGGATGTAGTGATCATCGGCGCCGGGCCGGTCGGCCTGGCGGCGGCCGCCCACGCGGTCGAGCGCGGCCTCGAACCACTGGTGCTCGAGGCCGACGACGAGGTCGGGGCGGCGGTGCGCCAATGGGGGCAGGTGCGCCTGTTCTCGCCGTGGCGGTTCAACATCGACCCCGCCGCCGGCCGGCTGCTGACGGCCCGGGGCTGGACTGAGCCCGAGCCGGACGAGCTGCCGACCGGGGCTGACCTGGTCGCCCGGTACCTCTCCCCGCTGGCGGAGACGCCGGAGCTGGCCGGCCGGATCCGCACCGGCACCAGGGTGACCGCGGTCTCCCGGGCTGGAGTGGACAAGGTCCGCAGCATTGGTCGGGACCGGCGGCCACTGCTGGTGCGGACGGTGGACCGAACCGGTGCGGTCCACGACCTCATGGCACCGGCGGTCATCGATGCCTCCGGCACCTGGGGTCAGCCCGCCCCGCTCGGAACGGGCGGGCTGCCCGCCCCTGGTGAGCGAGCGGCGGCCGGGTACGTGGCCGGTGCGTTGCCCGATGTGTTCGGTGCCGATCGGGACCGGTTCGCCGGCCGGCACACGCTGGTGGTGGGCATGGGCCACTCGGCCGCCAACACCCTGCTCGACCTGGCGGAGTTGGCCGAGGCGGCCCCGGGCACCCGGATCACCTGGGCGATCCGGGCAGCCTCGCCTCGTCGGCTCTACGGTGGTGGGGCCGCTGACGCCCTGCCGGCCCGGGGGGAGCTCGGCACCAGGCTGCAGCGGCTGGTGGCCGAAGGCGCCATCACCCTGGTCACCGAGTTCCAGATCGCCCGGTTCGAGCCGGCCGCCGGCGGTCCGGCGACCGGCCCGGTACGGATCCATGGCATCACCCCGGCCGGCCCGCGCGAGATCGCCGTCGACGCGGTGGTCGGAGCGGCCGGGTTCCGGCCTGATCTGCGGTTGTTGCAGGAGGTCCGACTCGACCTCGATCCGGCGCTGGAGGCACCGGCGGCGCTGGCGCCGCTGATCGACCCCAACAACCACAGCTGCGGTACGGTGCCGCCGCATGGGGAGCGGCAACTGGCCCACCCGGAGCCAGGTTTCTATGTCGCTGGGATGAAGAGCTACGGGCGGGCCCCGACGTTCCTGCTCGCGACCGGGTATGAGCAGGTGCGTTCGATCGTGGCCGCGCTCGCCGGTGACCGGGCCGCCGCCGACGAGGTGCGACTCGAACTGCCCGAGACCGGGGTGTGCTCGACCGACGCCCCCGAGGTGAGCGGCCGCGGCCTCAGCACCGGGGTGGTCCACGGGTACGCCGGTGAGGAGGCCGGGGCCGAGCCGGCCGGTCAAGGCCCGGTAGCGGTAGCCGTGGCAGATCGACCCAGCTCCTGTTGCGGGTGA
- a CDS encoding MFS transporter, whose protein sequence is MTGSTAVTPTVAPAGPTRPALRWGLAVLCLTQITSWGVLYYAFPVMLQTIVADTGWSTTMVTGAFSAGLGVSALVGIPVGRLLDRYGPGPVMTAGSVVGVVAVVGIALAQGPWWFLGGWLLAGAAQAALLYPPAFAALTRWFWPRHVRALTIVTLAGGLASTVFAPVTAALLDHGSWRWAYLILAATLATVTIPLHLALLRIPWPEPKPEPSTVSRDPADPGRGGDRAVLTSPGFLVLAGAFGVAGFGFFVALVFLVPLLTDQGFSTTTAAWALGLSGAGQLLGRIGYGWLVRRTSVRARTVGILAAGGVTTAAVAVAPGPAALVIAVAVLAGAARGLFTLLSATAVSDRWGSHRFGSRNGVFHAPLTAAMATAPLVGAVAAGWLGSYGAVFVALAVVMLLAAAVSVLVSATGSVGR, encoded by the coding sequence GTGACCGGCTCCACTGCGGTCACTCCCACCGTAGCGCCGGCCGGGCCGACCCGGCCGGCGCTACGGTGGGGCCTGGCCGTGCTGTGTCTGACGCAGATCACCAGCTGGGGGGTGCTCTACTACGCCTTTCCGGTGATGCTGCAGACGATTGTCGCCGACACCGGGTGGTCCACCACAATGGTCACCGGGGCGTTCTCGGCCGGTCTGGGCGTCAGCGCGCTGGTCGGGATCCCGGTGGGTCGGCTGCTCGACCGCTACGGACCGGGTCCGGTGATGACCGCCGGCTCGGTGGTGGGGGTGGTCGCGGTCGTCGGGATCGCCCTGGCCCAGGGGCCGTGGTGGTTCCTGGGCGGCTGGCTGCTGGCCGGTGCGGCGCAGGCGGCGCTGCTGTATCCCCCCGCGTTCGCGGCCCTCACCCGCTGGTTCTGGCCCCGGCACGTGCGGGCACTCACCATCGTGACCCTGGCCGGCGGGTTGGCCAGCACCGTCTTTGCCCCGGTGACCGCCGCCCTGCTCGACCACGGATCGTGGCGGTGGGCCTACCTGATCCTGGCGGCAACACTGGCCACGGTCACCATCCCGCTACATCTGGCGCTGCTCCGGATCCCGTGGCCGGAACCGAAGCCGGAGCCGTCCACTGTCTCCCGGGACCCTGCCGATCCGGGCCGGGGCGGGGACCGGGCAGTGCTGACCAGCCCGGGGTTCCTGGTGTTGGCCGGGGCGTTCGGGGTGGCGGGGTTCGGGTTCTTCGTCGCCTTGGTCTTCCTGGTGCCGCTGCTGACCGACCAGGGCTTCAGCACCACCACGGCGGCGTGGGCGTTGGGGTTGAGCGGGGCCGGCCAGCTCCTCGGCCGGATCGGATACGGCTGGCTGGTCCGGCGTACCAGCGTCCGCGCCCGTACGGTCGGCATCCTCGCCGCCGGTGGGGTGACCACCGCAGCGGTGGCGGTGGCTCCGGGCCCGGCAGCGCTGGTGATCGCGGTGGCGGTGCTCGCCGGCGCCGCCCGCGGCTTGTTCACCCTGCTGTCGGCGACCGCGGTCAGCGACCGGTGGGGCAGCCACCGGTTCGGTAGCCGCAACGGCGTCTTCCACGCGCCGCTGACCGCGGCGATGGCGACGGCGCCGCTGGTGGGCGCCGTCGCCGCCGGTTGGCTCGGAAGCTACGGGGCGGTCTTTGTCGCCTTGGCCGTGGTGATGCTGCTCGCCGCCGCGGTCTCCGTGCTGGTGTCGGCGACCGGCTCGGTCGGGCGGTGA
- a CDS encoding MMPL family transporter has protein sequence MTHTTTPPAGGGPIQRLATWSIRHPWWAIGGWVVFVAAALTIGATVETRQATAADFGVGEAGTAQEWLAEADFPDPVTQPILITGEPADAQAAASVTVARLGALPEVAEAGPALPSEVNGAVLVPVTLAGDSAADQLPAVQGLVDELDAAHPQLRIETAGGPAMDAGINDQVDAELASSGALSIPVTLVILLVVFGALVAAGVPLLLGFSAVLAATGLWALASQLVPDVGTVPQVILLIGLAVSVDYSLFYLRRLRQERQAGHDQLTAARVAAATSGRAVVVSAATSMIALTGAYLAGEPVFQALGTGVILVIGVAMLGAITVMPALLATLGRSLERPRVPLLWRLTDRAGTPRLWPALLAPALRAPRTTVAVVLAALLALALPAVGMSMRDSSAADLPRTIPAVQSYDRLAESFPGQRNTHQVVVTAPADQAEPVRAALAALAERAAAEPLFAPDPAAEVLTSPSGTVSTVELAVPYPFDDPRAAESLTRLRGELLPAALAGLAGAEAAVAGVTADNADYTEQQRQRLPWAIGVVVLLTVLVMAAAFRSVVVAVVAGILNLLSVAAAFGVLTLVFQHTWAEGLLGFTSTGHIVNWVPLFLFVILFGLSMDYHVYVVSRVREAAAAGLDTRAAVETGMVRAAGVVCSAAAVMLAIFSLFATLSFVEMKQVGVGLAVAVAIDATLVRMLLLPAVMNLLGRANWWPGRLSRGHGRSGTDRAGHRPTEPVADTSTETAAASSITTAKATKTAP, from the coding sequence ATGACACATACGACAACGCCACCGGCCGGTGGCGGGCCGATCCAGCGGCTGGCCACCTGGAGCATCCGGCATCCGTGGTGGGCGATCGGCGGCTGGGTGGTCTTCGTCGCGGCCGCGCTGACGATCGGGGCGACCGTGGAGACCCGGCAGGCGACCGCGGCCGACTTCGGGGTCGGCGAGGCCGGCACCGCGCAGGAGTGGCTCGCCGAAGCGGACTTCCCCGACCCGGTCACCCAACCGATCCTGATCACCGGGGAACCGGCCGACGCGCAGGCGGCGGCCAGCGTGACGGTCGCCCGGCTCGGGGCGCTACCAGAGGTGGCCGAGGCAGGGCCGGCGCTGCCCTCGGAGGTCAACGGCGCGGTGCTGGTGCCGGTCACGCTCGCCGGCGACTCCGCCGCCGACCAGCTGCCCGCCGTCCAGGGACTCGTCGATGAGCTGGACGCAGCGCATCCGCAGCTGCGGATCGAGACCGCCGGTGGCCCGGCGATGGACGCCGGCATCAACGACCAGGTCGACGCCGAGCTGGCCAGCTCGGGGGCGCTCAGCATCCCGGTCACCCTGGTGATCCTGCTGGTGGTCTTCGGGGCGCTGGTCGCCGCCGGGGTGCCGCTGCTGCTCGGCTTCTCAGCGGTGCTCGCCGCGACCGGCCTGTGGGCGCTCGCCTCCCAGTTGGTGCCCGACGTCGGGACCGTGCCGCAGGTGATCCTGCTGATCGGGTTGGCGGTCAGCGTCGACTACTCGCTCTTCTATCTCCGGCGGCTGCGCCAGGAGCGGCAGGCCGGGCACGACCAGCTGACCGCGGCCCGGGTCGCCGCGGCCACCTCGGGGCGGGCGGTGGTGGTCTCCGCGGCCACCTCGATGATTGCCCTAACCGGCGCCTACCTGGCCGGTGAGCCGGTCTTCCAGGCGCTGGGCACCGGGGTGATCCTGGTGATCGGGGTCGCCATGCTCGGGGCGATCACCGTCATGCCGGCGTTGCTGGCGACCCTCGGCCGGTCGCTGGAGCGGCCCCGGGTGCCGCTGCTGTGGCGGCTCACCGACCGCGCCGGTACGCCCCGGCTGTGGCCGGCGCTGCTCGCCCCCGCGCTGCGGGCACCCCGGACCACTGTGGCGGTGGTGCTGGCCGCGTTGCTGGCGCTGGCGCTGCCGGCGGTCGGGATGAGCATGCGCGACAGCTCCGCAGCCGATCTGCCCCGGACCATCCCGGCGGTGCAGAGCTACGACCGGCTGGCGGAGTCCTTTCCCGGGCAACGCAACACCCACCAGGTGGTGGTGACCGCGCCCGCGGACCAGGCCGAGCCGGTGCGGGCCGCGCTGGCCGCGCTCGCGGAGCGGGCCGCCGCCGAGCCGCTATTCGCCCCCGATCCGGCGGCCGAGGTGCTCACCTCACCCAGCGGCACCGTCTCCACTGTCGAGCTCGCGGTCCCGTACCCGTTCGATGATCCGCGGGCGGCGGAGTCGCTGACCCGGCTGCGGGGCGAGCTGCTACCGGCCGCCCTGGCCGGACTCGCTGGCGCCGAGGCGGCCGTCGCCGGTGTCACCGCGGACAACGCCGACTACACCGAGCAGCAGCGGCAGCGGCTGCCGTGGGCGATCGGGGTGGTGGTGCTGCTGACCGTGCTGGTGATGGCGGCGGCCTTCCGGTCCGTCGTGGTGGCGGTGGTCGCGGGCATCCTAAACCTGCTCTCGGTCGCCGCCGCCTTCGGTGTGCTGACCCTGGTCTTCCAGCACACCTGGGCCGAAGGTCTGCTCGGCTTCACCAGCACCGGCCACATCGTCAACTGGGTGCCGCTGTTCCTTTTTGTCATCCTGTTCGGACTATCTATGGACTACCATGTGTACGTCGTCAGCCGGGTACGGGAGGCAGCGGCCGCCGGGTTGGACACCCGGGCGGCGGTCGAGACGGGGATGGTCCGCGCCGCTGGCGTCGTCTGCTCGGCGGCGGCGGTGATGCTCGCCATCTTCTCGCTCTTCGCCACGCTCAGCTTCGTTGAGATGAAACAGGTCGGGGTGGGGTTGGCGGTGGCGGTGGCGATCGACGCCACGCTGGTCCGGATGCTGCTGCTGCCGGCGGTGATGAACCTGCTCGGTCGGGCCAACTGGTGGCCCGGCCGGCTCTCCCGGGGCCACGGGCGGTCCGGGACCGACCGCGCCGGTCACCGCCCGACCGAGCCGGTCGCCGACACCAGCACGGAGACCGCGGCGGCGAGCAGCATCACCACGGCCAAGGCGACAAAGACCGCCCCGTAG
- a CDS encoding sensor histidine kinase, producing MTISAHRGLRWRLQLTGLALGLAVLYGVGIALFVLTVVGLPLSLVAGVGIPLTLAALLLTRGFTDLYRWAFARLLGVAIGRPYLPWPRGHLGSQLWQLLRTPTTWRDLLWLLLNAVVGLLAPVLVLALAGGVLWYASLPLLWAILDRAAGPEMAEWVLRTDFGFWAIDSQQTAYAGLAIAGGFALLWWLLTPHLLRGYARFCGTLLGPTGAATLAARVRQLTESRAETVDAQAAELRRIERDLHDGAQARLVSLGMSIGLAEELIRTDPEAAIRLLSEAREDSGEALAELRQLVRGMHPPVLADRGLPGGVAALAITHPLPVTVVDELPGRPPAPVESAAYFAVSEALTNISKHAGATAVEVRLAYADGRLVVTVTDDGRGGAQLVSGGGLRGVERRLSAFDGTVSLTSPAGGPTVVTMEIPCELSSAKTTPSSGTG from the coding sequence ATGACCATCTCTGCTCACCGAGGGCTGCGCTGGCGGCTGCAGTTGACCGGCCTGGCGCTGGGGCTCGCCGTGCTCTACGGCGTCGGCATCGCGCTGTTTGTGCTGACGGTCGTCGGCTTGCCGCTGTCGCTGGTGGCAGGGGTGGGTATCCCGCTGACCCTCGCCGCTCTGTTGCTGACCCGCGGTTTCACCGACCTCTACCGGTGGGCCTTCGCCCGCCTGCTCGGAGTCGCCATCGGCCGGCCGTACCTGCCCTGGCCGCGCGGTCATCTGGGGAGCCAGCTGTGGCAGCTGCTGCGGACGCCCACCACCTGGCGGGACCTGCTGTGGCTGCTACTCAACGCGGTGGTCGGCCTGCTCGCGCCGGTGCTGGTGCTGGCGCTCGCCGGCGGTGTGCTGTGGTACGCGAGCCTGCCGCTGCTGTGGGCGATCCTGGACCGCGCCGCCGGCCCCGAGATGGCCGAGTGGGTGCTGCGCACCGACTTCGGATTCTGGGCGATCGACAGCCAGCAGACGGCGTACGCCGGGCTGGCGATCGCCGGGGGCTTCGCGCTCCTGTGGTGGCTGCTGACCCCTCACCTGCTGCGCGGCTACGCCCGCTTCTGTGGCACGCTGCTGGGCCCGACCGGTGCCGCGACGCTCGCCGCCCGGGTGCGGCAGCTGACCGAGTCGCGGGCGGAGACCGTCGACGCCCAGGCCGCGGAGCTGCGGCGGATCGAGCGTGACCTGCACGACGGGGCGCAGGCCCGGCTGGTGTCGCTGGGGATGAGTATCGGCCTGGCCGAGGAGCTGATCCGCACCGACCCGGAGGCCGCCATCCGGCTGCTGTCCGAGGCGCGGGAGGACAGCGGGGAGGCGCTGGCGGAGCTGCGGCAGTTGGTCCGCGGCATGCATCCCCCGGTGCTGGCCGACCGTGGCCTGCCCGGTGGGGTGGCGGCGCTGGCGATCACGCATCCGTTGCCGGTGACGGTCGTGGACGAGTTGCCGGGCCGGCCGCCGGCACCGGTCGAGTCGGCGGCGTACTTCGCGGTCAGCGAGGCGCTGACCAATATCAGCAAGCACGCGGGCGCCACCGCGGTCGAGGTCCGCCTGGCGTACGCCGACGGGCGGCTGGTGGTAACCGTCACCGACGACGGGCGCGGGGGCGCTCAGCTGGTCTCCGGCGGTGGCCTGCGCGGGGTGGAGCGGCGGCTGTCGGCTTTCGACGGTACGGTGAGTCTGACCAGCCCGGCGGGTGGGCCGACCGTCGTGACCATGGAGATCCCGTGCGAGTTGTCCTCGGCGAAGACCACGCCCTCCTCCGGGACGGGCTGA
- a CDS encoding LuxR C-terminal-related transcriptional regulator → MRVVLGEDHALLRDGLTRLLVAHDCDVVEAADTGPTLAAALTRHRPDVAVVDVRLPPTFTDEGLRAAIAARQVIPGLPVLVLSQYVEPLYARELLADRAGGVGYLLKDRVSQVAQFVDALRRVAAGGTAMDPEVVAQLLGGGRDRLAPLTAREQEVLALMAEGRTNAAIARALFVTEKAVGKHINNVFRKLDLPESADDNRRVLAVLAYLQHDPATDGPRR, encoded by the coding sequence GTGCGAGTTGTCCTCGGCGAAGACCACGCCCTCCTCCGGGACGGGCTGACCAGACTGCTGGTCGCCCACGACTGCGACGTGGTCGAAGCCGCCGACACCGGGCCTACGCTGGCCGCCGCGCTGACCCGCCACCGGCCCGACGTCGCGGTGGTGGATGTCCGGCTGCCGCCGACCTTCACCGACGAAGGGCTGCGGGCGGCGATCGCGGCCCGGCAGGTGATTCCCGGCCTGCCGGTGCTGGTGCTCTCGCAGTATGTCGAGCCGCTCTACGCCCGGGAGCTGCTCGCCGACCGGGCCGGCGGGGTGGGTTATCTATTGAAGGACCGGGTCTCCCAGGTGGCGCAGTTCGTCGACGCGCTGCGCCGGGTGGCGGCCGGTGGCACCGCGATGGACCCGGAGGTGGTGGCGCAGCTGCTCGGCGGGGGCCGGGACCGGCTGGCGCCGCTGACCGCCCGGGAGCAGGAGGTGCTGGCGCTGATGGCCGAGGGCCGCACCAACGCGGCGATCGCCCGGGCGCTCTTCGTCACCGAGAAGGCGGTCGGCAAGCACATCAACAATGTCTTCCGCAAGCTCGACCTGCCCGAGTCGGCCGACGACAACCGGCGGGTGCTGGCGGTGCTGGCCTACCTCCAGCACGATCCGGCGACCGATGGCCCCCGCCGCTAG